From Cheilinus undulatus linkage group 18, ASM1832078v1, whole genome shotgun sequence, the proteins below share one genomic window:
- the rpia gene encoding ribose-5-phosphate isomerase: MVEETSNKRAEMYPWRLAASLCSSKHVWIFSRSFNMAEEAKKLAAYAAVDNHVQNNQVVGVGSGSTIVYAVDRLAERVRQEKLNIVCVPTSFQARQLILQHGLTLSDLDRHPELDVAIDGADEVDADLTLIKGGGGCLTQEKIIAGCAKHFVVIADYRKDSKALGQQWKKGVPIEVIPMAYVPVSRMIAKRFGGEANLRMAVSKAGPVVTDNSNFILDWKFEHAQNWREVNTAIKMIPGVVETGLFVGMAERAYFGMEDGSVKFRDPPVN, translated from the exons ATGGTCGAGGAAACGTCAAATAAGCGAGCGGAGATGTACCCCTGGAGGCTGGCGGCATCTCTGTGCAGCAGCAAACACGTGTGGATTTTCAGTCGCTCCTTTAACATGGCAGAGGAGGCGAAGAAGCTGGCCGCTTACGCTGCTGTGGACAACCACGTCCAG aaCAACCAGGTGGTTGGTGTGGGCAGTGGCTCAACTATTGTCTATGCTGTGGACAGATTAG CCGAGAGAGTTCGTCAAGAGAAACTCAACATTGTGTGTGTGCCAACTTCCTTCCAG GCTCGTCAGCTGATTCTGCAGCACGGCCTCACGCTGTCAGATCTGGACAGACACCCTGAG CTGGATGTAGCGATTGATGGGGCGGATGAAGTGGATGCAGATCTCACGCTGATCAAAGGTGGAGG AGGCTGTCTGACTCAGGAGAAGATCATAGCCGGCTGTGCTAAACATTTTGTTGTCATTGCAGACTACAG GAAGGACTCAAAGGCTCTGGGCCAGCAGTGGAAGAAGGGAGTTCCCATTGAAGTAATCCCCATGGCGTATGTTCCCGTGTCCCGGATGATCGCCAAACGCTTCGGTGGGGAAGCCAACTTACGGATGGCCGTCAGTAAGGCA GGTCCTGTGGTCACTGACAACAGCAACTTTATACTAGACTGGAAGtttgagcatgctcagaactGGAGGGAAGTCAACACGGCAATCAAGATGATCCCAG GTGTGGTGGAGACAGGCCTCTTTGTTGGCATGGCTGAGCGAGCGTACTTCGGGATGGAAGATGGAAGCGTGAAGTTTCGGGATCCTCCTGTGAACTGA